A portion of the Lolium rigidum isolate FL_2022 chromosome 1, APGP_CSIRO_Lrig_0.1, whole genome shotgun sequence genome contains these proteins:
- the LOC124698006 gene encoding disease resistance protein RPM1-like isoform X2, with the protein MADTLYLVLRKVALFLGEAALEELGTELVEVASVRTDFEYRMKRTESELVILQAFIGQVNTHNVGDKTFEAWLGQVTNVAHQVEDIIDEYSFLTSQAAVINNFFKRKFHQAKSFAAWQSLSNQIDEVQTRIQRISTMKNRYAISIGEPGKSSTLQNARQLSLSDSAYLSDDAELVGNASEIERLKQWLLSEQQDRSIMSILGMGGLGKTTIASRFYKNQQISRVFDCYAWVTLSKNYQVEGLMRQIMKQLIDQRSHMASGIEAMNHVGLIEEVQSYLRDKKYLIVLDDVWDTNDWLFFNSALVRNNRGSRVLLTTRKKDVASVANDGFVVELKILPYTEAWHLFCQKAFRRLDDKICPVNLRPWAEKIVKKCQGLPLALVAIGSLLSCRELEEQEWSSLHNQLSWQLANSPELSWIMSILNLSLNDLPGYLKNCFLYCSLFPEDYKIRRRWICRLWVTEGLVEERGAGTTMEEVAECYLNELTRRSLLEVAERNVHGRAREFQMHDLVRDACLTVANREKFAVVYGASGINQVTSEARRLFVQKDARSLKVAAASQIRSFILFDTQVPSSWIHEISSNFRLIRVLCLRFANIHQVPGVVSDLLNLHYLDLAHTKVNHIPASFGKLRNLQVLDLRFSYVEQLPWEITLLTKLRHLYVYMLHDVGERIFDCFSAAKLLGNICCLKNLQTLQCVSANKDMITQLGNLTLMRSLAIMKMRQNYIVELWGSLAKMPSLGRLVIFANSKDEVLNLVMLKSLPNLKFFWLRGRLYDGVLPQMFASFEKLATLKLDFCFLKKDPISSFAHMLNLVDLKLYKTYDGEQLKFRAGWFPKLSSLELGGMEHLNLIEIEECTMKVLHTLEMVGLMDLNAVPRGIKHIKTLQKMLLTDMPKEFIDRLQGADSHIVQHIPNIQSFESSNSEAVNKLVLLPHLAKKYGTGWWELS; encoded by the exons ATGGCAGACACACTATATCTTGTTCTCAGAAAAGTAGCTCTGTTCCTCGGAGAAGCAGCGTTGGAGGAGCTGGGCACAGAGCTAGTGGAGGTAGCATCGGTTCGGACAGATTTCGAGTATCGCATGAAACGGACCGAGAGCGAGTTAGTGATTCTGCAGGCATTTATCGGTCAGGTTAACACACATAATGTTGGTGACAAGACATTTGAGGCCTGGCTGGGCCAAGTTACAAATGTTGCCCATCAGGTAGAAGACATAATTGACGAATATAGTTTCCTCACTTCTCAAGCTGCGGTCATAAACAACTTCTTCAAGAGGAAATTCCATCAGGCCAAGAGCTTTGCAGCATGGCAGAGCCTATCAAACCAGATTGATGAAGTACAAACTCGAATTCAGCGAATATCCACAATGAAGAATCGTTATGCTATATCCATAGGAGAACCAGGCAAGAGTAGCACACTGCAGAATGCCAGACAACTCTCTCTATCAGATTCTGCTTATCTATCTGATGATGCTGAGTTAGTGGGCAATGCCAGCGAAATTGAAAGATTGAAACAATGGCTACTCTCAGAGCAACAAGACCGATCAATCATGTCAATTCTTGGTATGGGAGGTCTAGGCAAAACCACCATAGCAAGCCGTTTCTACAAAAACCAACAAATTAGTAGAGTGTTTGACTGTTATGCGTGGGTGACTCTATCTAAGAATTATCAAGTTGAGGGCCTGATGAGGCAAATCATGAAGCAGCTGATAGACCAAAGGTCCCACATGGCTAGTGGTATCGAGGCAATGAATCATGTAGGACTAATTGAGGAAGTTCAGAGCTACCTACGGGACAAGAAATATTTGATTGTCCTGGATGATGTATGGGATACAAATGACTGGTTATTTTTTAATTCTGCACTTGTAAGAAACAATCGTGGAAGTAGAGTTCTACTGACAACCCGCAAAAAAGATGTTGCTTCCGTAGCAAATGATGGATTTGTTGTGGAGCTTAAAATTCTCCCTTATACTGAAGCATGGCACCTATTCTGTCAAAAGGCATTCCGTAGATTAGATGACAAAATATGTCCAGTAAATCTGAGGCCTTGGGCAGAGAAAATTGTGAAAAAGTGCCAAGGACTTCCACTGGCTCTCGTCGCAATTGGGAGCCTGTTATCGTGCCGAGAATTAGAGGAGCAAGAGTGGAGCTCTCTCCACAACCAACTTAGCTGGCAATTAGCTAACAGTCCAGAGCTTAGTTGGATTATGAGTATTCTGAATCTTAGCTTGAATGATCTCCCAGGGTATTTAAAGAATTGCTTTCTATACTGCAGCCTTTTCCCTGAAGACTACAAGATCAGGAGAAGATGGATCTGCAGGCTTTGGGTCACAGAAGGTCTTGTTGAGGAAAGAGGTGCTGGGACAACAATGGAGGAAGTTGCTGAGTGTTACCTAAACGAGCTCACACGGCGTTCTCTTCTCGAAGTTGCAGAAAGGAATGTTCATGGAAGAGCTAGAGAATTTCAGATGCATGACCTTGTGCGCGATGCATGTCTGACTGTTGCAAACAGAGAGAAGTTTGCTGTTGTATATGGCGCATCTGGTATAAACCAGGTTACCTCTGAAGCTCGCCGACTGTTTGTTCAGAAGGATGCTCGGTCGTTAAAAGTTGCTGCAGCATCACAAATccgttcttttattttgtttgacaCACAAGTACCATCATCTTGGATACATGAAATTTCATCAAATTTTAGACTTATCCGGGTCCTCTGTCTAAGGTTTGCTAACATTCACCAAGTGCCAGGTGTTGTCTCAGACTTACTTAATTTGCACTATTTGGATTTAGCTCACACAAAGGTTAATCATATACCAGCATCGTTTGGGAAACTTAGGAACCTACAAGTTTTGGACCTCAGGTTCAGCTACGTGGAGCAGCTGCCATGGGAAATAACACTCCTGACTAAACTGAGGCATCTGTATGTATACATGCTGCATGATGTTGGAGAAAGGATATTTGACTGTTTTTCTGCTGCAAAATTGCTTGGAAATATTTGTTGTCTGAAGAATCTGCAAACCTTACAATGTGTCTCAGCCAATAAAGACATGATTACACAGCTCGGGAACTTGACACTGATGAGAAGTTTGGCTATAATGAAAATGCGTCAAAACTACATTGTGGAATTATGGGGCTCCTTGGCCAAGATGCCTAGCCTCGGTAGGTTGGTAATTTTTGCTAACAGCAAGGATGAGGTTCTTAACCTGGTAATGCTGAAGTCCTTACCGAATCTGAAGTTTTTCTGGTTGCGAGGGAGGTTGTATGACGGAGTGCTCCCACAAATGTTCGCAAGTTTTGAGAAGCTCGCTACTTTGAAACTTGACTTCTGTTTTCTAAAGAAAGATCCCATTAGCTCCTTTGCACACATGCTGAATCTAGTTGATCTCAAACTTTACAAGACTTATGATGGGGAACAATTAAAATTTCGTGCAGGATGGTTTCCCAAGCTCAGTTCTCTTGAATTAGGTGGCATGGAACATCTGAATTTGATTGAGATAGAGGAATGCACAATGAAGGTTTTACATACTTTGGAGATGGTTGGCCTAATGGATCTAAATGCAGTGCCTCGAGGCATTAAGCACATTAAGACACTACAGAAAATGCTTCTAACAGATATGCCAAAGGAGTTCATTGATAGGCTACAAGGAGCTGATAGTCATATAGTTCAGCATATACCTAACATCCAGAGTTTCGAATCCTCCAATTCTGAAGCAG TTAACAAGTTGGTTCTTCTTCCACATCTTGCAAAGAAGTATGGCACAGGCTGGTGGGAGCTTTCTTAA
- the LOC124698006 gene encoding disease resistance protein RPM1-like isoform X1, with protein MADTLYLVLRKVALFLGEAALEELGTELVEVASVRTDFEYRMKRTESELVILQAFIGQVNTHNVGDKTFEAWLGQVTNVAHQVEDIIDEYSFLTSQAAVINNFFKRKFHQAKSFAAWQSLSNQIDEVQTRIQRISTMKNRYAISIGEPGKSSTLQNARQLSLSDSAYLSDDAELVGNASEIERLKQWLLSEQQDRSIMSILGMGGLGKTTIASRFYKNQQISRVFDCYAWVTLSKNYQVEGLMRQIMKQLIDQRSHMASGIEAMNHVGLIEEVQSYLRDKKYLIVLDDVWDTNDWLFFNSALVRNNRGSRVLLTTRKKDVASVANDGFVVELKILPYTEAWHLFCQKAFRRLDDKICPVNLRPWAEKIVKKCQGLPLALVAIGSLLSCRELEEQEWSSLHNQLSWQLANSPELSWIMSILNLSLNDLPGYLKNCFLYCSLFPEDYKIRRRWICRLWVTEGLVEERGAGTTMEEVAECYLNELTRRSLLEVAERNVHGRAREFQMHDLVRDACLTVANREKFAVVYGASGINQVTSEARRLFVQKDARSLKVAAASQIRSFILFDTQVPSSWIHEISSNFRLIRVLCLRFANIHQVPGVVSDLLNLHYLDLAHTKVNHIPASFGKLRNLQVLDLRFSYVEQLPWEITLLTKLRHLYVYMLHDVGERIFDCFSAAKLLGNICCLKNLQTLQCVSANKDMITQLGNLTLMRSLAIMKMRQNYIVELWGSLAKMPSLGRLVIFANSKDEVLNLVMLKSLPNLKFFWLRGRLYDGVLPQMFASFEKLATLKLDFCFLKKDPISSFAHMLNLVDLKLYKTYDGEQLKFRAGWFPKLSSLELGGMEHLNLIEIEECTMKVLHTLEMVGLMDLNAVPRGIKHIKTLQKMLLTDMPKEFIDRLQGADSHIVQHIPNIQSFESSNSEAGNLHVYSVSIHCANWSSSVLFFTNYKRYEISS; from the coding sequence ATGGCAGACACACTATATCTTGTTCTCAGAAAAGTAGCTCTGTTCCTCGGAGAAGCAGCGTTGGAGGAGCTGGGCACAGAGCTAGTGGAGGTAGCATCGGTTCGGACAGATTTCGAGTATCGCATGAAACGGACCGAGAGCGAGTTAGTGATTCTGCAGGCATTTATCGGTCAGGTTAACACACATAATGTTGGTGACAAGACATTTGAGGCCTGGCTGGGCCAAGTTACAAATGTTGCCCATCAGGTAGAAGACATAATTGACGAATATAGTTTCCTCACTTCTCAAGCTGCGGTCATAAACAACTTCTTCAAGAGGAAATTCCATCAGGCCAAGAGCTTTGCAGCATGGCAGAGCCTATCAAACCAGATTGATGAAGTACAAACTCGAATTCAGCGAATATCCACAATGAAGAATCGTTATGCTATATCCATAGGAGAACCAGGCAAGAGTAGCACACTGCAGAATGCCAGACAACTCTCTCTATCAGATTCTGCTTATCTATCTGATGATGCTGAGTTAGTGGGCAATGCCAGCGAAATTGAAAGATTGAAACAATGGCTACTCTCAGAGCAACAAGACCGATCAATCATGTCAATTCTTGGTATGGGAGGTCTAGGCAAAACCACCATAGCAAGCCGTTTCTACAAAAACCAACAAATTAGTAGAGTGTTTGACTGTTATGCGTGGGTGACTCTATCTAAGAATTATCAAGTTGAGGGCCTGATGAGGCAAATCATGAAGCAGCTGATAGACCAAAGGTCCCACATGGCTAGTGGTATCGAGGCAATGAATCATGTAGGACTAATTGAGGAAGTTCAGAGCTACCTACGGGACAAGAAATATTTGATTGTCCTGGATGATGTATGGGATACAAATGACTGGTTATTTTTTAATTCTGCACTTGTAAGAAACAATCGTGGAAGTAGAGTTCTACTGACAACCCGCAAAAAAGATGTTGCTTCCGTAGCAAATGATGGATTTGTTGTGGAGCTTAAAATTCTCCCTTATACTGAAGCATGGCACCTATTCTGTCAAAAGGCATTCCGTAGATTAGATGACAAAATATGTCCAGTAAATCTGAGGCCTTGGGCAGAGAAAATTGTGAAAAAGTGCCAAGGACTTCCACTGGCTCTCGTCGCAATTGGGAGCCTGTTATCGTGCCGAGAATTAGAGGAGCAAGAGTGGAGCTCTCTCCACAACCAACTTAGCTGGCAATTAGCTAACAGTCCAGAGCTTAGTTGGATTATGAGTATTCTGAATCTTAGCTTGAATGATCTCCCAGGGTATTTAAAGAATTGCTTTCTATACTGCAGCCTTTTCCCTGAAGACTACAAGATCAGGAGAAGATGGATCTGCAGGCTTTGGGTCACAGAAGGTCTTGTTGAGGAAAGAGGTGCTGGGACAACAATGGAGGAAGTTGCTGAGTGTTACCTAAACGAGCTCACACGGCGTTCTCTTCTCGAAGTTGCAGAAAGGAATGTTCATGGAAGAGCTAGAGAATTTCAGATGCATGACCTTGTGCGCGATGCATGTCTGACTGTTGCAAACAGAGAGAAGTTTGCTGTTGTATATGGCGCATCTGGTATAAACCAGGTTACCTCTGAAGCTCGCCGACTGTTTGTTCAGAAGGATGCTCGGTCGTTAAAAGTTGCTGCAGCATCACAAATccgttcttttattttgtttgacaCACAAGTACCATCATCTTGGATACATGAAATTTCATCAAATTTTAGACTTATCCGGGTCCTCTGTCTAAGGTTTGCTAACATTCACCAAGTGCCAGGTGTTGTCTCAGACTTACTTAATTTGCACTATTTGGATTTAGCTCACACAAAGGTTAATCATATACCAGCATCGTTTGGGAAACTTAGGAACCTACAAGTTTTGGACCTCAGGTTCAGCTACGTGGAGCAGCTGCCATGGGAAATAACACTCCTGACTAAACTGAGGCATCTGTATGTATACATGCTGCATGATGTTGGAGAAAGGATATTTGACTGTTTTTCTGCTGCAAAATTGCTTGGAAATATTTGTTGTCTGAAGAATCTGCAAACCTTACAATGTGTCTCAGCCAATAAAGACATGATTACACAGCTCGGGAACTTGACACTGATGAGAAGTTTGGCTATAATGAAAATGCGTCAAAACTACATTGTGGAATTATGGGGCTCCTTGGCCAAGATGCCTAGCCTCGGTAGGTTGGTAATTTTTGCTAACAGCAAGGATGAGGTTCTTAACCTGGTAATGCTGAAGTCCTTACCGAATCTGAAGTTTTTCTGGTTGCGAGGGAGGTTGTATGACGGAGTGCTCCCACAAATGTTCGCAAGTTTTGAGAAGCTCGCTACTTTGAAACTTGACTTCTGTTTTCTAAAGAAAGATCCCATTAGCTCCTTTGCACACATGCTGAATCTAGTTGATCTCAAACTTTACAAGACTTATGATGGGGAACAATTAAAATTTCGTGCAGGATGGTTTCCCAAGCTCAGTTCTCTTGAATTAGGTGGCATGGAACATCTGAATTTGATTGAGATAGAGGAATGCACAATGAAGGTTTTACATACTTTGGAGATGGTTGGCCTAATGGATCTAAATGCAGTGCCTCGAGGCATTAAGCACATTAAGACACTACAGAAAATGCTTCTAACAGATATGCCAAAGGAGTTCATTGATAGGCTACAAGGAGCTGATAGTCATATAGTTCAGCATATACCTAACATCCAGAGTTTCGAATCCTCCAATTCTGAAGCAGGTAATCTCCATGTGTACAGTGTGTCAATACATTGTGCAAACTGGTCGTCATCAGTTCTTTTTTTTACAAATTATAAACGTTATGAAATCTCAAGTTAA